The region TTCGGCGGGTTGTAGACGATGTGGTAGACACGGCCAGAACCTTCGTGCACGCGGCGACCGGCGATACGCTGAACGATCTCTTCGTCTTCGACGGCGATTTCGACGACGGCATCAATTTCAACGCCAGCAGTCACCAGGGCTTCTGCCTGAGGAATGGTGCGCGGGAAACCGTCGAACAGGAAACCGTTCGCGCAGTCGGCCTGGGCAATGCGGTCCTTGACCAGGTTGATGATCAACTCGTCAGAAACCAGCTTGCCTGCGTCCATGATCGCCTTGGCTTCCAGGCCCAACGGAGTGCCGGCCTTTACAGCAGCACGCAGCATGTCGCCGGTGGAGATCTGTGGAATGGCGAATTTTTCGGTGATGAACTTTGCCTGAGTACCTTTACCGGCCCCGGGAGCTCCCAGCAGAATCACGCGCATATTGTGCTCCTCATTTTTGTAAGCAAATCAATGGAGTCGGCGCAGAGGGCCAAGTCCGGAATTGGGTCATGACCACAAATCGGTCAAAAGGCTGCTCAAGATACACAGCGGCTTCAAGCCACACAAGCGCTCGAAAGTCGGAAGAAAGCACACACACGCGCCATACAAAGCACAGGTTGCGCCGAGCGCAACCCATTGCTTTGCAAGCAATCTCCTCCTCGCTACGAGGCGAATCGCAGTGTTGCGCCTGAACTCAACCGGTATTGCGCAAACCTGCGGCAATGCCTGCCACAGTAACCAGCAGAGCCTGCTCCAATGGGCTGTCCAGAGCGGCTTCACGTTTGCGCGAACGTGCCAGCAACTCCGCCTGCAATAGATGCAGCGGGTCCAGGTAGGTATTGCGCAGCCGGATGA is a window of Pseudomonas sp. DG56-2 DNA encoding:
- the adk gene encoding adenylate kinase, producing the protein MRVILLGAPGAGKGTQAKFITEKFAIPQISTGDMLRAAVKAGTPLGLEAKAIMDAGKLVSDELIINLVKDRIAQADCANGFLFDGFPRTIPQAEALVTAGVEIDAVVEIAVEDEEIVQRIAGRRVHEGSGRVYHIVYNPPKVEGKDDETGEALVQRKDDTEETVRHRLAVYHDQTKPLVDFYQKLSAANGGKPKYAHIEGVGSVDAITAKVLAALS